In one Sphingomonas hankookensis genomic region, the following are encoded:
- a CDS encoding glycosyl hydrolase family 28-related protein translates to MKVHSLLFAAILLAPMPAAAQSTSVFLTAPDDPRAVTVRGIGDGRADDTAAIQRAIDAVAADRQSGGGGVVFLPSGRYRISRTLFLRSGVRMFGVGPTRPVLLLADHTPGYASGIGAMLSFTGEDQYRAGKPPVPPPTSVPANDAVFDATSTTFYSALANVDFEIGEGNAGAVAVRFRVAQHGFLRHIDFRLGSGFAGIYQAGNEADNLRFFGGRYGIVTEKTSPAWQFTLIDSEFTGQRDAAIREHEVDLTLVNVAIRDTPVGIEIDRGYSDSLWGKNVRFENVRDAGVVISSEQSVFTQVGFDNAIGINTPVFARFRESGRTIAGAGQQWRVADFSHGLKLARVGEMGRTATDITMSPLTTVPARSAPALPLLPPVSEWANARALGARGDDRTDDTAALQRAVDKHRVVYLPTGRYRISDTLKLRPDSVLIALHPNRTQLYLPDNAPRFAGVGAAKAMVESAKGGNAIVYGLGLYAGGVNPRASNIIWRAGEGSMVNDVRIHGPVIYNQGKASGGGIDPEARWDGQKASIWVTDGGGGTFNAIWTPNGLASTGFYVSDTKTPGHVYELSAEHHFKNEIVLRNVENWEFLAPQTEQEVRDGVYAVSTEFHNSRNILFANYHGYRVTRTAKPMDTAVRLVNSGDIRFRNVHVNAESAYAHCDTEGCGTFVRASKYPFENAIRDLTTGQEVREREFAKLDVPAATPRPATVAAVPATPGVTRLADGFYSIAGGAIDAQGKLYFIDRFHQRIHGWSAAEGLTTVSQASLDPVNLTIDRSGRLLILSSAGRDGTVYSIDPRAPDDVRAIPATSFRSENAIALPVNVWANGEFADRIDQKTYAFLPLSSFFTSKMAEAKRQAYVSPDGSVAIPAFRVWNQGPDDHQGWRWSDTLDSYGLVTARMGERVTLTNASENLTYSGRVTTGGALTDLRVVAPRGGESVVRGPGGELYVANGQIWVYDKDGREIRRIDVPERPLQLLIGGKESRTLFILAHHALYAIDL, encoded by the coding sequence ATGAAGGTGCACAGCCTGCTGTTCGCTGCGATCCTGCTCGCCCCCATGCCTGCCGCCGCGCAATCGACGTCGGTCTTCCTTACCGCCCCGGACGATCCGCGTGCGGTGACCGTCCGCGGCATCGGCGACGGTCGCGCGGACGATACCGCCGCCATCCAGCGGGCGATCGACGCGGTCGCCGCCGACCGGCAGAGCGGCGGTGGCGGCGTCGTGTTCCTTCCGTCCGGCCGGTATCGCATCTCGCGCACCCTGTTCCTGCGATCGGGCGTGCGGATGTTCGGCGTCGGTCCGACCCGCCCCGTGCTGCTGCTCGCCGACCATACGCCGGGCTATGCGTCGGGCATCGGCGCGATGCTGAGCTTCACCGGGGAGGATCAATATCGTGCGGGCAAGCCGCCGGTGCCGCCGCCCACCAGCGTGCCGGCCAACGACGCGGTGTTCGACGCGACCTCGACCACCTTCTATTCGGCGCTGGCCAATGTCGATTTCGAGATCGGCGAGGGCAATGCCGGTGCGGTCGCGGTGCGCTTCCGCGTCGCGCAACACGGCTTTCTGCGCCACATCGATTTCCGGCTCGGCTCGGGTTTTGCCGGCATTTACCAGGCGGGGAACGAAGCCGACAATCTGCGCTTCTTCGGCGGACGCTATGGCATCGTCACCGAAAAGACGTCGCCGGCGTGGCAGTTCACGCTGATCGATTCGGAGTTTACCGGCCAGCGCGACGCCGCGATCCGCGAACATGAGGTCGACCTGACGCTGGTCAACGTCGCGATCCGCGATACACCCGTCGGGATCGAGATCGATCGCGGCTATTCGGACTCACTCTGGGGCAAGAATGTGCGGTTCGAAAACGTCCGCGATGCCGGCGTCGTCATCTCCAGCGAACAGAGCGTATTCACCCAGGTCGGCTTCGATAACGCCATCGGCATCAACACGCCGGTGTTCGCAAGATTTCGGGAAAGCGGCCGCACCATTGCCGGAGCCGGCCAGCAATGGCGTGTCGCCGACTTTTCGCACGGGCTGAAGCTCGCGCGGGTCGGGGAGATGGGCAGGACCGCGACCGACATTACCATGAGCCCGCTGACCACGGTTCCGGCGCGTTCAGCCCCTGCGCTCCCGCTGCTGCCCCCGGTCAGCGAATGGGCCAACGCCCGCGCGCTCGGTGCCAGGGGCGACGACCGGACCGACGACACGGCCGCCTTGCAACGCGCGGTGGACAAGCACCGCGTCGTGTACCTGCCGACCGGCCGCTACCGCATCAGCGACACGCTGAAGCTCCGCCCCGACAGCGTGCTGATCGCGCTCCACCCGAACCGGACGCAGCTCTATCTGCCCGACAACGCCCCGCGCTTTGCCGGCGTCGGCGCGGCCAAGGCGATGGTGGAAAGCGCGAAGGGCGGTAACGCGATCGTCTACGGCCTCGGTCTCTATGCCGGCGGCGTGAACCCCCGTGCGTCCAACATTATCTGGCGCGCTGGCGAAGGGTCAATGGTCAACGACGTCCGCATCCACGGGCCGGTCATCTACAACCAGGGCAAGGCGAGCGGCGGCGGGATCGACCCCGAGGCGCGCTGGGACGGGCAAAAGGCCAGCATCTGGGTGACCGATGGCGGCGGCGGCACGTTCAACGCCATCTGGACGCCGAACGGGCTCGCCTCCACCGGCTTCTATGTCAGCGATACGAAGACGCCCGGCCATGTCTATGAACTGTCGGCCGAGCATCATTTCAAGAACGAGATCGTGCTGCGCAACGTCGAGAATTGGGAGTTTCTCGCCCCCCAGACCGAACAGGAGGTGCGCGACGGCGTCTATGCGGTGTCGACCGAGTTCCACAACAGCCGCAACATCCTGTTCGCCAATTATCATGGCTACCGCGTCACCCGGACCGCCAAGCCGATGGACACGGCGGTACGGCTGGTCAATTCGGGCGACATCCGCTTCCGCAACGTCCATGTGAATGCCGAAAGCGCCTATGCCCATTGCGACACCGAAGGCTGCGGTACCTTTGTCCGGGCGAGCAAATATCCGTTCGAGAACGCGATCCGCGACCTGACCACCGGACAGGAAGTACGCGAGCGGGAATTCGCAAAGCTCGACGTGCCCGCCGCTACGCCGCGCCCCGCCACCGTTGCTGCGGTGCCGGCGACACCCGGCGTGACCCGATTGGCGGACGGCTTCTATTCGATCGCCGGCGGCGCCATCGATGCGCAGGGCAAGCTCTACTTCATCGACCGGTTCCATCAGCGCATTCACGGCTGGTCGGCCGCCGAAGGGCTCACCACCGTTTCGCAGGCGAGCCTCGACCCGGTGAACCTGACCATCGATCGATCGGGACGGTTGCTGATCCTCTCCAGCGCCGGGCGGGACGGGACGGTCTACAGCATCGATCCTAGGGCACCGGACGATGTCCGCGCCATCCCGGCCACGAGCTTTCGCTCCGAGAACGCCATCGCCCTGCCGGTCAATGTCTGGGCCAATGGCGAGTTCGCCGATCGTATCGACCAGAAGACCTACGCCTTCCTGCCGCTGTCGAGCTTCTTCACCAGCAAGATGGCCGAGGCGAAGCGACAAGCCTATGTCTCCCCCGACGGATCGGTCGCGATCCCGGCCTTCCGCGTCTGGAACCAGGGGCCGGACGATCATCAGGGCTGGCGCTGGTCCGACACGCTCGACAGCTACGGGCTGGTCACCGCACGGATGGGCGAGCGGGTGACCCTGACCAACGCATCGGAGAACCTTACCTATAGCGGCCGGGTTACGACCGGCGGTGCGCTGACCGACCTGCGCGTCGTCGCCCCGCGCGGCGGCGAAAGCGTGGTACGCGGGCCGGGCGGCGAACTGTACGTCGCCAATGGGCAGATATGGGTGTACGACAAGGACGGTCGCGAAATACGGCGCATCGACGTGCCCGAACGCCCCCTCCAGCTACTGATCGGTGGCAAGGAGTCGCGCACGCTCTTCATCCTGGCGCATCATGCGCTGTACGCGATCGATCTTTGA
- the uxuA gene encoding mannonate dehydratase translates to MLMTQTMRWFGPNDPVRLRDIRQAGATGIVTALHEVPNGAVWERDAIAVRKAMIEDAGLEWRVVESLPVDEGIKTRSGDWDRLIDHYRRSLTHLAACGIDVVTYNFMPLLDWTRTDLAWELPYGARALRFEAVAVAAYDMFILKRPGAEASYSDAMRAAAEKRHASMDERARIALERTIIAGLPGSEEGFTSPQFLAAIETYAGIDAARLRDNHVAFLEAVCPVADDLGIRLVVHPDDPPFPIFGLPRVVSTEADVAELFARVPNASNGLCFCTGSFGVRADNDLPGMVDRLGSRIGFLHLRSVEREADDAFHEADHLGGDAGMAAVVAAVHRLSTCEGRSIPMRPDHGHQMLDDLNRTANPGYSLLGRMRGLAELRGLERGIAHGAAS, encoded by the coding sequence ATGTTGATGACCCAGACGATGCGCTGGTTCGGGCCGAACGACCCGGTCCGGCTGCGCGACATCCGACAGGCGGGTGCGACCGGGATCGTGACCGCTCTGCACGAGGTGCCGAATGGCGCGGTGTGGGAGCGGGACGCGATCGCCGTGCGGAAAGCGATGATCGAGGACGCGGGGCTCGAATGGCGGGTGGTCGAAAGTCTGCCGGTCGACGAAGGGATCAAGACCCGTTCGGGCGACTGGGACCGGCTGATCGACCATTACCGCCGCAGCCTGACTCATCTCGCGGCGTGCGGCATCGACGTCGTGACCTACAACTTCATGCCGTTGCTCGACTGGACCCGAACCGATCTGGCGTGGGAGCTACCCTATGGCGCCCGGGCACTGCGGTTCGAAGCGGTGGCGGTCGCGGCATATGATATGTTCATCCTGAAGCGTCCCGGGGCCGAGGCGAGCTATTCGGACGCGATGCGCGCCGCAGCCGAGAAGCGCCACGCATCGATGGACGAACGGGCAAGGATCGCGCTGGAACGCACGATCATCGCCGGACTGCCGGGCAGCGAGGAGGGGTTCACGTCGCCCCAATTCCTGGCGGCGATCGAAACCTATGCCGGGATCGATGCGGCACGGCTACGCGACAATCATGTCGCGTTTCTGGAGGCGGTCTGTCCGGTCGCCGACGATCTCGGCATCCGACTGGTCGTGCATCCCGACGATCCGCCCTTCCCGATTTTCGGCCTGCCGCGCGTGGTCAGCACCGAGGCAGATGTGGCCGAGCTGTTCGCGCGCGTGCCGAACGCGTCGAACGGCCTGTGTTTCTGCACCGGATCGTTCGGCGTGCGTGCCGACAATGATCTGCCGGGCATGGTTGACCGGCTGGGCAGCCGGATCGGATTCCTTCACCTGCGATCGGTCGAGCGCGAGGCGGATGACGCGTTCCACGAAGCCGACCATCTGGGCGGGGACGCCGGCATGGCGGCAGTGGTGGCGGCGGTCCATCGCCTGTCGACCTGCGAAGGCCGCAGCATCCCGATGCGGCCCGATCACGGGCACCAGATGCTCGACGACCTGAACCGCACCGCCAATCCCGGCTATTCGCTGCTCGGCCGGATGCGGGGGCTGGCCGAATTGCGCGGGCTTGAACGCGGGATTGCGCACGGCGCGGCATCATAG
- a CDS encoding sensor histidine kinase, whose translation MLVAALLLVLCGAAMGGAAAHGLWLACGAALMVALWLGGHLLGRVRQPPISPAVAAPVERDGMIDRLLLDAAPTPLVSVEQGVVRVLNRSARTLFAADDRVVSAPPALFDRTSTHVRYAARHWRMDRVAVGPNDVVALIDIESEERTAEARASADMVRVLGHEMLNGLVPIVSLAECGVAAADPQRGDPALLPEILSTLARHAEGLQRFTEAYRALARLPPPFRQTVSVAELVDDLARLFAGRWPDARLTVRVGRDLCAALDRDQLNQALWALLQNAVEAAEPGNAAIVHLNAYAAQGKLILEIQDEGPDFPTDTLKIRCPFHSTKPTGTGIGLSLARQIVQAHGGVLTFCRTDVTTFSCTVPL comes from the coding sequence GTGCTCGTCGCGGCCCTGCTGCTCGTGCTGTGCGGCGCGGCGATGGGCGGTGCGGCGGCGCATGGCCTGTGGCTGGCTTGCGGCGCGGCGCTGATGGTGGCGCTATGGCTCGGCGGGCATCTGCTCGGCCGGGTCCGGCAACCGCCGATTTCGCCGGCGGTAGCCGCGCCGGTGGAGCGCGACGGTATGATCGACCGCCTGCTGCTCGACGCCGCTCCCACGCCGCTGGTGTCGGTGGAGCAGGGAGTCGTCCGGGTGTTGAACCGCTCGGCCCGCACGCTCTTTGCCGCCGACGATCGCGTCGTTTCGGCACCCCCGGCGCTGTTCGACCGCACATCGACCCATGTCCGCTACGCTGCGCGGCATTGGCGGATGGATCGGGTCGCGGTCGGTCCGAACGACGTGGTCGCGCTGATCGATATCGAGAGCGAGGAACGGACCGCCGAGGCGCGGGCGAGCGCGGACATGGTGCGGGTGCTGGGGCATGAGATGCTGAACGGGCTGGTGCCGATCGTGTCGCTTGCCGAATGCGGGGTGGCCGCTGCCGATCCGCAGCGGGGCGATCCGGCATTGCTGCCGGAGATATTGTCGACCCTCGCCCGCCATGCCGAAGGGTTGCAGCGTTTCACCGAAGCCTATCGCGCGCTCGCCCGGCTGCCGCCGCCGTTCCGGCAGACGGTGTCGGTGGCGGAACTGGTCGACGACCTCGCGCGGCTCTTTGCCGGCCGCTGGCCCGACGCCCGCCTGACCGTCCGCGTCGGTCGCGATCTCTGCGCTGCGCTCGACCGCGATCAGCTGAACCAGGCGCTATGGGCGCTGCTGCAGAACGCGGTCGAGGCCGCCGAACCCGGCAACGCGGCCATCGTCCACCTCAACGCCTATGCCGCCCAGGGCAAGTTGATCCTGGAAATCCAGGACGAAGGCCCCGATTTCCCCACTGACACGTTGAAGATCCGTTGCCCATTCCACTCCACCAAACCCACCGGCACCGGCATCGGGCTCAGTCTGGCTCGGCAGATCGTGCAGGCCCATGGGGGCGTGCTGACGTTTTGCCGAACGGACGTGACGACGTTTTCCTGTACTGTCCCGCTGTAA
- a CDS encoding sigma-54-dependent transcriptional regulator produces the protein MSGDGHPVAASSGWNILLIEDDPVVARTTNILFRLAGHRVELAGHPDTAFSLLARRRYDAILLDLNFTMGRSDGAEGLACLRRIMAGDPSACVVVITAHSGIRIAIEAMQAGARDFVMKPWRREVLLDKVAGAVGRSVRPAAGRPTGNQGSSGPVLLGTSVQMAAIRDLVRRVGPTIASVCISGRSGTGRSLVAAAVHAASGDADRVPLRLDLRSAEDWALLDGASGTALLRHVDRLDAVGQGRLFDRLPPGLRGITIVDDAARLLPALRRRLCTVEIAVPRLIDRRGDAVLLARHFAAVAGESYRRPAPALTPAAEAMIAATDWPDEVRGLAMAIERAVLLADDGVIDAAAIRPADGDAPPPVPGTPFGLGDAERLLIAAALKDHRHNVSRAATALGISRGTLYRRMAQYGL, from the coding sequence ATGTCCGGCGACGGACACCCGGTCGCCGCGTCAAGCGGCTGGAACATCCTGTTGATCGAGGATGATCCGGTCGTCGCCCGGACGACCAATATCCTGTTCCGCCTTGCCGGACACCGGGTCGAATTGGCCGGCCATCCCGACACAGCCTTTTCGTTGCTCGCGCGGCGTCGCTATGACGCGATCCTGCTCGACCTGAACTTCACGATGGGGCGTTCGGACGGGGCGGAGGGGCTGGCTTGCCTGCGCCGGATCATGGCCGGCGATCCGTCCGCCTGCGTCGTGGTCATCACCGCGCATAGCGGCATCCGCATCGCCATCGAAGCGATGCAGGCGGGTGCCCGCGATTTCGTGATGAAGCCGTGGCGTCGTGAGGTGCTGCTGGACAAGGTCGCCGGCGCGGTCGGCCGGTCCGTACGGCCGGCAGCGGGCCGTCCGACCGGGAATCAGGGTTCGTCCGGTCCCGTGCTGCTGGGTACGTCCGTGCAGATGGCGGCGATCCGCGATCTCGTCCGGCGGGTTGGGCCGACGATTGCGTCGGTCTGCATCTCCGGCAGGTCGGGGACGGGACGGTCGCTTGTCGCGGCGGCGGTGCATGCCGCGTCCGGCGATGCCGACCGGGTGCCGCTGCGCCTCGACCTCCGATCGGCCGAGGACTGGGCGTTGCTCGACGGCGCGAGCGGCACCGCGTTGTTGCGCCATGTCGATCGGCTGGATGCGGTGGGGCAGGGGCGGCTGTTCGATCGCCTGCCCCCGGGCCTGCGGGGTATCACTATCGTCGACGATGCCGCGCGGCTGCTGCCCGCGCTGCGGCGGCGGCTGTGCACGGTGGAGATTGCGGTGCCCCGCCTGATCGATCGGCGCGGCGATGCGGTGCTGCTCGCCCGCCATTTCGCGGCGGTGGCCGGGGAAAGCTATCGGCGGCCTGCGCCGGCCCTGACCCCGGCGGCGGAGGCGATGATCGCCGCGACCGATTGGCCGGACGAGGTACGCGGGCTGGCAATGGCGATCGAGCGTGCGGTGCTGCTGGCCGATGACGGCGTGATCGACGCGGCGGCGATCCGTCCAGCGGATGGCGATGCTCCGCCGCCTGTGCCGGGTACGCCCTTCGGTCTGGGCGATGCGGAACGGCTGCTTATCGCCGCTGCGCTCAAGGATCATCGCCACAACGTATCACGCGCGGCGACGGCGTTAGGGATCAGTCGCGGCACGCTGTACCGGCGCATGGCCCAATATGGCCTCTGA
- a CDS encoding ABC transporter permease yields the protein MNGSAWVSLYRSLVRHKLYATLNIGGLALGIAVFCVLALYVRFETSFETWLPHHDEIYLVQTELHLPGSPLNGAYPGTMAGMLEQMRQDFPGVVGTRIRGGTDGGTILRDGEAIRADVAQVDPTFLDIFALPIVQGRGGDALSDPTAALVSRRQAQRLFGDGDPIGQTLTIAVDAPERYHVVGVFDDLPANSDMKLSVVIPIPRTPPPAQWTWYRWGTADVGTYLRFADTADDWAFAAKLPAFVRRRAKQDLGPTPDKVIALSLLPITRMHLEPPGAESGGRRLTVVALGIVGVLTLLIAVVNYVNLATARAGLRAREVAMRKVLGADRATLVRQFLGEAMVTVAIAAFAGLVLAELSLPLLNAAGGLTLAFPYALVVPVLIVLVLVIGVLAGLYPALLLSRFPAAAVLAAAHSPGGGRAGNRLREALVIVQFGMAIAFIIGTAVVSVQVAHLRQADLGFRRDGLLVVPSLADKRIFADRARPVLAAFRQLPGVVAVGEGGTGAGGDGETNVDIIAMPADAGPGVTVMAQNVGPGFFRTYSPTLLAGRFFDDAHRSDDASDWTRWPQGRNIVLNRAAVAALGFRSPADAVGRTVDGAMPRTIVGVIDTLRFFTPRIADQATYYQYNRDGVAKPVAAIRFTGDPAAMLDRVRATWRRLIPDVPFVAQTAEDRLAEFYRADEQAMRLFAIGGGLAVAIACIGLWGLAAFNTARRTREIGIRKTLGASSGDIVRLLFGQFLRPVLIANVIAWPLAYLAMRAWLAGFADRIALSLLYFVGAGLLALAIAVLTVLAQAIRASRAAPAWALRHD from the coding sequence ATGAACGGCTCCGCCTGGGTTTCGCTCTACCGTTCGCTGGTCCGTCACAAGCTGTACGCGACCCTCAATATCGGCGGGCTGGCGCTCGGCATCGCGGTGTTCTGCGTGTTGGCGCTCTACGTCCGGTTCGAAACCAGTTTCGAGACATGGCTGCCGCACCATGACGAAATCTATCTGGTCCAGACCGAACTGCATCTGCCGGGCAGTCCGCTGAACGGTGCCTATCCCGGTACGATGGCCGGGATGCTGGAACAGATGCGGCAGGATTTTCCGGGGGTCGTCGGCACGCGCATTCGTGGCGGCACGGATGGCGGCACGATCCTACGCGACGGCGAGGCTATCCGTGCCGATGTCGCGCAAGTCGATCCTACCTTTCTGGACATCTTCGCCCTGCCGATCGTCCAGGGGCGCGGCGGCGACGCGCTGTCCGACCCGACCGCCGCGCTGGTCAGCCGCCGTCAGGCACAGCGGCTGTTCGGCGATGGCGACCCGATCGGCCAGACGCTGACCATCGCGGTCGATGCGCCTGAGCGCTATCATGTCGTCGGCGTTTTCGACGACCTGCCGGCCAATAGCGACATGAAGCTGTCGGTCGTGATACCCATCCCGCGTACCCCGCCGCCCGCGCAATGGACCTGGTATCGATGGGGTACGGCGGATGTCGGCACCTATCTGCGCTTCGCCGATACGGCCGACGACTGGGCGTTTGCGGCGAAGCTGCCCGCGTTCGTCCGGCGACGCGCGAAACAGGATCTGGGGCCGACGCCGGACAAGGTCATCGCGTTGTCGCTGCTGCCGATCACGCGAATGCACCTGGAACCGCCGGGCGCGGAGAGCGGCGGGCGGCGGCTGACCGTCGTGGCGCTCGGAATCGTCGGGGTGCTGACGCTGCTGATCGCGGTCGTCAATTATGTAAACCTCGCCACCGCCCGTGCCGGCTTGCGCGCCCGCGAAGTGGCGATGCGCAAGGTGCTGGGCGCGGACCGCGCTACGCTGGTCCGGCAGTTTCTGGGCGAAGCGATGGTGACGGTGGCGATCGCGGCTTTTGCCGGGCTGGTGCTGGCCGAACTGAGCCTGCCGCTGTTGAACGCAGCCGGCGGGCTGACGCTCGCCTTTCCCTATGCACTGGTGGTGCCGGTCCTGATCGTGCTGGTGCTGGTGATCGGGGTGCTGGCCGGGCTGTATCCCGCGCTGCTGCTCTCGCGCTTTCCCGCTGCCGCCGTGCTGGCCGCCGCGCACAGTCCTGGTGGCGGACGCGCCGGCAACCGACTGCGCGAGGCGTTGGTGATCGTCCAGTTCGGGATGGCGATCGCGTTCATCATCGGTACGGCCGTCGTGTCGGTGCAGGTCGCACATCTGCGACAGGCCGATCTCGGCTTTCGTCGGGACGGGCTGCTGGTGGTACCGTCGCTGGCCGACAAGCGGATCTTTGCCGATCGCGCGCGTCCGGTGCTGGCGGCATTCCGGCAATTGCCGGGGGTGGTAGCGGTGGGTGAAGGCGGCACCGGCGCGGGTGGCGATGGCGAGACCAATGTCGATATCATCGCGATGCCGGCCGATGCCGGCCCGGGGGTGACGGTGATGGCGCAGAATGTGGGGCCCGGATTCTTCCGGACCTACAGCCCGACTCTGCTGGCCGGGCGGTTCTTCGACGACGCCCACCGTTCCGACGATGCGAGCGACTGGACCCGATGGCCGCAGGGGCGCAACATCGTCCTCAACCGTGCGGCGGTGGCCGCGCTGGGGTTCCGCTCGCCTGCCGACGCGGTCGGCCGGACGGTGGACGGCGCCATGCCGCGCACGATCGTCGGGGTGATCGACACGCTGCGATTCTTCACGCCGCGGATCGCCGACCAAGCGACCTATTATCAGTATAACCGCGATGGCGTGGCCAAGCCGGTGGCCGCGATCCGCTTCACCGGCGATCCGGCGGCGATGCTTGACCGGGTTCGGGCGACGTGGCGGCGGTTGATCCCCGACGTGCCCTTTGTCGCACAGACCGCCGAGGATCGGCTGGCAGAATTCTACCGCGCCGACGAACAAGCCATGCGATTGTTCGCGATCGGCGGCGGACTGGCCGTGGCCATCGCCTGTATCGGCCTGTGGGGACTGGCCGCGTTCAACACCGCGCGCAGGACGCGCGAGATCGGCATTCGCAAGACGCTGGGCGCGTCGTCGGGCGACATCGTCCGGCTGCTGTTCGGCCAGTTCCTGCGCCCGGTCCTGATCGCCAACGTCATCGCGTGGCCGTTGGCCTATCTGGCGATGCGGGCGTGGCTGGCGGGGTTTGCGGACCGGATCGCCTTGTCGCTGCTGTACTTCGTCGGAGCGGGGCTGCTCGCACTCGCCATCGCGGTCCTGACGGTACTGGCACAGGCGATCCGCGCCAGCCGGGCGGCGCCGGCCTGGGCCTTGCGCCACGATTAG